In a single window of the Xylanimonas protaetiae genome:
- a CDS encoding response regulator transcription factor, which yields MTHVLLAEDDPAIAEPLARALTREGYDVIVQGTGQGAIDNAGSADVVVLDLGLPDMDGLDVARELRGSGLGVPILVLTARADEVDLVVGLDAGADDYVTKPFRLAELLARVRALLRRTHGETAEEEELRAQDVRVDVSAHRAFQGDRELHLTTKEFDLLKVLVANAGSVVVRDTLMRDVWGSDPVGSTKTLDMHVSWLRRKLGDDANAPRYVSTVRGLGFRFEAGTA from the coding sequence ATGACCCACGTGTTGCTAGCCGAGGACGACCCGGCGATTGCCGAGCCCTTGGCCCGGGCCCTCACGCGTGAGGGTTACGACGTGATCGTGCAAGGAACTGGTCAAGGGGCCATCGACAACGCGGGATCCGCCGACGTCGTCGTTCTCGACCTGGGCCTGCCGGACATGGACGGCCTCGACGTCGCGCGCGAGCTGCGCGGCAGCGGCCTCGGTGTCCCGATCCTCGTGCTGACCGCCCGCGCCGACGAGGTCGACCTCGTCGTCGGCCTCGACGCCGGCGCGGACGACTACGTCACCAAGCCCTTCCGCCTGGCCGAGCTCCTCGCCCGCGTCCGCGCGCTGCTGCGCCGCACGCACGGCGAGACGGCCGAGGAGGAGGAGCTGCGCGCCCAGGACGTGCGCGTGGACGTCTCCGCGCACCGCGCGTTCCAGGGCGACCGCGAGCTGCACCTGACCACCAAGGAGTTCGACCTCCTCAAGGTGCTGGTCGCGAACGCGGGCTCCGTCGTCGTGCGCGACACCCTCATGCGCGACGTGTGGGGCTCGGACCCGGTCGGCTCCACCAAGACCCTCGACATGCACGTGTCGTGGCTGCGTCGCAAGCTCGGCGACGACGCGAACGCGCCGCGCTACGTGTCCACGGTCCGCGGGCTCGGGTTCCGGTTCGAGGCCGGAACGGCGTAA
- a CDS encoding LCP family protein: MTSPDFRAATPRHARTGARAAAAPALPGTAPVDTPGSDRHPSHARSMRTHKVARGIAMGLTGVLAFGLAGGTAVALKVTGNIATVDADKALAQVDRPEVVVPDDPNAGAPLNIVLMGSDDRSGENAELGGKAEGQRSDTTMVMHISADRSRVEVVSIPRDSIVDIPKCPTSTPGKFSAAWGNTRFNAAFAQGVTKGHDVQSGALCTMTTIEQLTDVRMDGFIVVDFAGFLNMINALGGVTMCIPNDIYSAKANHLRLSAGNQTLDGATALQYARARTGEGLGNGSDTDRIGRQQEMMAAIAREVLSANLLTDSPKLVSFLNAVTSSLTMSSNFASLTGLPGLAYSLRNVRPDTISFMTVPWKSNPADPNTVVWTKDADTIWANMKNDVPLTTPAGGPTAAATPPATAGATGGADAAGTDAGSTDTGSATAAPPASADTATAPPAGQSAAPTPTAAPEPKQAGKEAFTGADTTSVCGPTS; encoded by the coding sequence GTGACCAGCCCTGACTTCCGCGCCGCGACGCCCCGTCACGCGCGCACTGGAGCACGCGCCGCCGCGGCGCCCGCCTTGCCCGGCACGGCGCCCGTGGACACGCCCGGCAGCGACCGCCACCCCTCGCACGCCCGCTCGATGCGCACCCACAAGGTCGCGCGCGGCATCGCGATGGGCCTGACGGGAGTGCTCGCGTTCGGTCTGGCCGGCGGCACCGCCGTCGCCCTCAAGGTCACGGGCAACATCGCGACCGTCGACGCCGACAAGGCGCTGGCCCAGGTCGATCGCCCCGAGGTCGTGGTCCCGGACGACCCGAACGCGGGCGCCCCGCTGAACATCGTCCTCATGGGCTCTGACGACCGCTCCGGCGAGAACGCCGAGCTGGGCGGCAAGGCCGAGGGCCAGCGGTCCGACACGACGATGGTCATGCACATCTCGGCGGACCGATCTCGCGTCGAGGTCGTGTCCATCCCGCGCGACTCGATCGTGGACATCCCGAAGTGCCCCACGTCGACGCCGGGCAAGTTCTCCGCCGCGTGGGGCAACACGCGGTTCAACGCCGCGTTCGCGCAGGGCGTCACCAAGGGTCATGACGTCCAGTCCGGCGCCCTGTGCACGATGACGACGATCGAGCAGCTCACCGACGTGCGCATGGACGGCTTCATCGTCGTCGACTTCGCCGGCTTCCTGAACATGATCAACGCCCTCGGCGGCGTGACGATGTGCATCCCCAACGACATCTACTCGGCCAAGGCCAACCACCTGCGTCTGTCCGCCGGAAACCAGACGCTCGACGGCGCCACGGCCCTCCAGTACGCCCGTGCCCGCACCGGCGAGGGCCTCGGCAACGGGTCCGACACCGACCGCATCGGCCGCCAGCAGGAGATGATGGCGGCGATCGCCCGCGAGGTGCTGTCGGCGAACCTGCTCACCGACTCCCCGAAGCTCGTGTCGTTCCTCAACGCGGTGACGAGCTCGCTGACGATGTCGAGCAACTTCGCCTCGCTGACCGGACTCCCCGGGCTCGCCTACAGCCTGCGCAACGTCCGGCCTGACACGATCAGCTTCATGACGGTCCCGTGGAAGTCGAACCCGGCAGACCCCAACACCGTGGTGTGGACGAAGGACGCCGACACCATCTGGGCGAACATGAAGAACGACGTCCCGCTGACGACGCCCGCGGGCGGCCCGACGGCCGCCGCGACACCGCCCGCCACGGCGGGCGCGACCGGCGGCGCCGACGCGGCTGGCACCGACGCAGGCAGCACGGACACCGGCAGCGCCACCGCAGCGCCACCGGCGTCGGCCGACACCGCGACCGCACCCCCCGCCGGCCAGTCGGCCGCTCCCACCCCCACTGCGGCGCCGGAGCCCAAGCAGGCCGGCAAGGAGGCGTTCACGGGCGCCGACACCACGTCCGTCTGCGGGCCGACCTCATGA
- a CDS encoding 5-(carboxyamino)imidazole ribonucleotide synthase: MTAPVIAVVGGGQLARMMAPAAGELGVRLRALVEEPDGSAAQVLTDTQVGAASDEAAIRALIAPADDDAAAVLTFEHEHVPNALLQDLLEHGTPVHPGPDALVHAQDKIVMRTRLTELGLPCPRWAPVPLDPAEARSVIAAFLAAEPGGEAVAKTSRGGYDGKGVRVIASPDDVTDWIQAAAAGAPQLLVEEKVPFTRELAALVARRPSGEVRTWPVVESIQRDGVCSEVIAPAPGLSSALEAQVRDLAARVVDGLGVTGVLAVELFEAPGPDGGPRVLVNELAMRPHNSGHWTIDGAVTSQFEQHLRAVLDLPLGATDAVAPWTVMANVLGSSLTELTDALPALMERFPEAKVNLYGKGIRAGRKLGHVNVSGSDLATVRARAVEAAALLRGESL, from the coding sequence GTGACAGCACCCGTGATCGCCGTGGTCGGCGGAGGACAGCTCGCCCGCATGATGGCCCCGGCCGCCGGGGAGCTCGGCGTCCGGCTGCGCGCCCTGGTCGAGGAGCCCGACGGCTCCGCGGCGCAGGTGCTGACCGACACGCAGGTGGGCGCCGCGTCCGACGAGGCCGCGATCCGAGCGTTGATCGCCCCTGCGGACGACGACGCAGCAGCCGTCCTGACCTTCGAGCACGAGCACGTGCCCAACGCCCTGCTCCAGGACCTGCTCGAGCACGGCACGCCCGTGCACCCCGGGCCCGACGCCCTCGTGCACGCGCAGGACAAGATCGTCATGCGCACCCGCCTCACGGAGCTCGGCCTGCCGTGCCCGCGCTGGGCGCCCGTCCCGCTGGACCCCGCCGAGGCGCGGTCGGTGATCGCCGCGTTCCTGGCCGCCGAGCCGGGCGGCGAGGCCGTCGCCAAGACGTCCCGCGGCGGCTACGACGGCAAGGGCGTGCGCGTCATCGCGTCCCCCGACGACGTCACCGACTGGATCCAGGCCGCCGCCGCCGGCGCCCCGCAGCTCCTCGTCGAGGAGAAGGTGCCCTTCACGCGCGAGCTCGCCGCCCTGGTGGCCCGCCGGCCGTCCGGCGAGGTGCGCACCTGGCCCGTGGTCGAGTCGATCCAGCGCGACGGCGTCTGCTCCGAGGTCATCGCCCCCGCGCCGGGCCTCTCGTCCGCGCTCGAGGCCCAGGTCCGCGACCTGGCCGCCCGCGTCGTCGACGGGCTGGGCGTCACGGGCGTCCTCGCCGTCGAGCTGTTCGAGGCGCCGGGGCCGGACGGCGGGCCGCGGGTGCTCGTCAACGAGCTCGCCATGCGCCCGCACAACAGCGGCCACTGGACCATCGACGGCGCCGTCACCTCCCAGTTCGAGCAGCACCTGCGCGCGGTCCTCGACCTGCCCCTCGGGGCGACGGACGCCGTCGCCCCCTGGACCGTCATGGCCAACGTGCTGGGCTCGTCGCTCACCGAGCTGACCGACGCCCTGCCCGCCCTCATGGAGCGCTTCCCCGAGGCCAAGGTGAACCTGTACGGCAAGGGCATCAGGGCCGGGCGCAAGCTCGGCCACGTCAACGTGAGCGGCTCCGACCTCGCCACGGTCCGCGCCCGCGCCGTGGAGGCGGCAGCCCTCCTCCGCGGCGAGTCGCTCTGA
- a CDS encoding ATP-binding protein, protein MRRRVLLASIAAVAAAVLLLGVPLGIFGARYVIASEQQRLSDRLDRLVSSVQLAQEAGRDISDGAMQRAVSGREGDIPAHVTVLLPDGSLVEAGDRVEGPVMEQADSTEALASVTLTISSWAAWIKAAQVVVLVCAAGVVAIGAGVAIGVWQANRLSAPLVYLAASAEQLAGGQVRPRMEPSGVEEIDLVAAEVARTSDRLAARLAAERQFTSDASHQLRTPLTALTMRLEEIQAASSEPDVQEEARISLEQVERLVTVVDDLLAASRRSQGGTTEPVRLLDVVVQQAEEWGPTFEREGRRLAVEVQRDQRVLATPGALAQVLATLLENSLRHGGGTTTVRSRPSGTTGAVRVEVADEGPGVPDDIAGKVFERGMTSGAGTGLGLALARDLAAADGGRLELAQRRPAVFALFLAGVPKTLDPGVVLPPGTTISSRGRRGRRRVDD, encoded by the coding sequence GTGCGCCGGCGGGTCCTGCTCGCGTCGATCGCGGCGGTCGCGGCCGCCGTCCTCCTGCTCGGTGTACCGCTCGGGATCTTCGGTGCCCGCTACGTCATCGCGAGCGAGCAGCAGCGGCTCTCGGACCGGCTCGACCGCCTGGTCTCGAGCGTGCAGCTCGCGCAGGAGGCCGGCCGCGACATCTCCGACGGCGCCATGCAGCGCGCCGTCTCGGGCCGGGAGGGGGACATCCCCGCCCACGTCACGGTGCTGCTGCCCGACGGCAGCCTCGTCGAGGCGGGGGACCGCGTCGAGGGCCCCGTCATGGAGCAGGCCGACTCGACGGAGGCGCTGGCGAGCGTCACGCTGACGATCTCGAGCTGGGCCGCGTGGATCAAGGCCGCCCAGGTGGTCGTGCTCGTGTGCGCCGCGGGCGTCGTCGCGATCGGTGCGGGCGTCGCCATCGGCGTGTGGCAGGCCAACCGCCTGTCCGCGCCGCTCGTGTACCTCGCGGCGTCCGCCGAGCAGCTCGCGGGCGGACAGGTGCGCCCGCGCATGGAGCCCAGCGGCGTCGAGGAGATCGACCTCGTCGCGGCCGAGGTGGCCCGCACGTCCGACCGCCTTGCCGCGCGCCTGGCCGCCGAGCGGCAGTTCACGTCCGACGCCTCCCACCAGCTGCGTACCCCGCTCACGGCCCTGACCATGCGCCTGGAAGAGATCCAGGCGGCGTCCTCGGAGCCGGACGTGCAGGAGGAGGCCCGCATCTCGCTCGAGCAGGTGGAGCGGCTGGTCACCGTCGTCGACGACCTGCTCGCGGCGTCGCGCCGCTCGCAGGGCGGCACGACGGAGCCCGTGCGGCTGCTCGACGTCGTCGTGCAGCAGGCCGAGGAGTGGGGCCCGACGTTCGAGCGCGAGGGGCGCCGCCTGGCGGTCGAGGTCCAGCGCGACCAGCGCGTCCTCGCCACCCCGGGCGCGCTCGCGCAGGTGCTCGCCACCCTCCTGGAGAACTCGCTGCGGCACGGCGGCGGCACGACGACGGTGCGCTCGCGCCCGTCCGGCACCACGGGTGCCGTGCGCGTCGAGGTGGCCGACGAGGGCCCGGGCGTGCCCGACGACATCGCGGGCAAGGTCTTCGAGCGCGGCATGACGTCGGGCGCGGGGACGGGCCTGGGCCTCGCCCTGGCCCGCGACCTCGCCGCGGCCGACGGCGGCCGGCTCGAGCTCGCCCAGCGCCGCCCGGCCGTGTTCGCGCTGTTCCTGGCAGGCGTCCCCAAGACGCTCGACCCGGGCGTCGTGCTCCCGCCGGGGACCACGATCTCGTCCCGGGGGCGGCGGGGGAGACGCCGCGTCGACGACTGA
- the purE gene encoding 5-(carboxyamino)imidazole ribonucleotide mutase produces the protein MTTPVVGIVMGSDSDWPTMEAAATALDELGVAYEADVVSAHRMPVEMIEYGRSASSRGLRVIIAGAGGAAHLPGMLAAVTPLPVIGVPVPLRYLDGMDSLLSIVQMPAGVPVATVSIGGARNAGLLAARILGAAADEESLALRARMEAFQAELGEVAHAKGAALRARRSAGPAGFSA, from the coding sequence ATGACCACCCCCGTCGTCGGCATCGTCATGGGCTCTGACTCCGACTGGCCCACCATGGAGGCGGCCGCCACCGCGCTGGACGAGCTCGGCGTCGCGTACGAGGCCGACGTCGTCTCCGCGCACCGCATGCCCGTCGAGATGATCGAGTACGGCCGTTCGGCGTCGTCGCGCGGCCTGCGCGTGATCATCGCGGGCGCTGGCGGCGCCGCGCACCTGCCGGGCATGCTCGCCGCCGTGACCCCCCTGCCGGTCATCGGCGTGCCCGTGCCGCTGCGCTACCTCGACGGGATGGACTCGCTGCTGTCGATCGTCCAGATGCCGGCGGGCGTGCCCGTGGCGACGGTCTCGATCGGCGGGGCCCGCAACGCGGGCCTGCTCGCCGCCCGCATCCTCGGCGCCGCGGCCGACGAGGAGTCGCTCGCGCTGCGCGCCCGCATGGAGGCCTTCCAGGCCGAGCTGGGCGAGGTCGCGCACGCCAAGGGCGCGGCGCTCCGGGCCCGCCGGTCCGCCGGCCCGGCGGGGTTCTCCGCCTGA
- a CDS encoding LCP family protein has product MSDRQIPPSFIPSGSGSRRPPASDDAVTVGPRGQHPPHPERRIQRPDERPDDAVPASSEPRVRRQSSREIPVTPAPRRSAARPASVQPGSAPRGAAPRGAAPRVVGGGTRGAEARAATPRAIPPRPDALGAAGSRALPAEQSARRAGSSGAPAAHAAATRPATRPQTRPGVDPSRAPRPDASGPPRTPPRLRIRKRRVVALVSVLVLLLVLAWPVGLLIWANGKIVHTEALSGAGNTPGTTYLLAGSDERGSGGIEDETTGSRTDTIMLLHKPSSGPAALISLPRDSFVEIPGHGSNKLNAAFSWGGAPLLVQTVEHLTGLTVDHYVEVGFGGIADVVDAVGGVNLCLDLDVNDANSGLVWTSGCHDVDGTTAIAFSRMRYSDPKGDIGRTERQRQLIAAVSSKIADPGLLVRPGKQVSLADAGIGSLTVSEGTNILDFASLALAFRAANGPGGITGTPWIRSLDFRPGHNVGSTVQLDADRNAALWTGLRDGTLEPGVVGGVPQ; this is encoded by the coding sequence ATGAGCGACCGGCAGATCCCTCCGTCGTTCATCCCGTCGGGCAGCGGCAGCCGGCGCCCGCCGGCCTCCGACGACGCCGTGACCGTGGGGCCGCGCGGGCAGCACCCACCGCACCCCGAGCGCCGCATCCAGCGCCCCGACGAGCGGCCCGACGACGCCGTCCCCGCAAGCAGCGAGCCGCGCGTGCGCCGGCAGTCGTCCCGCGAGATCCCCGTGACCCCGGCACCCCGCCGCTCGGCGGCGCGCCCCGCGTCCGTCCAGCCCGGCTCCGCGCCCCGTGGTGCGGCTCCCCGCGGCGCCGCACCGCGCGTCGTCGGCGGGGGCACCCGCGGTGCCGAGGCGCGGGCCGCCACGCCGCGGGCGATCCCACCCCGTCCCGACGCGCTCGGGGCCGCCGGCTCGCGCGCCCTCCCGGCCGAACAGAGCGCCCGCCGTGCCGGCTCGTCCGGCGCACCGGCGGCGCACGCCGCGGCGACACGCCCGGCCACCCGGCCGCAGACCCGCCCCGGCGTGGACCCCAGCCGCGCCCCGCGCCCCGACGCGTCCGGCCCCCCGCGCACCCCGCCGCGCCTGCGCATCCGCAAGCGGCGCGTCGTCGCCCTCGTGTCGGTGCTCGTGCTCCTGCTCGTCCTCGCCTGGCCGGTCGGCCTGCTGATCTGGGCCAACGGCAAGATCGTGCACACCGAGGCACTCTCGGGCGCCGGCAACACGCCTGGCACCACCTACCTGCTCGCCGGCTCCGACGAGCGCGGCAGCGGCGGCATCGAGGACGAGACCACGGGCTCGCGCACCGACACGATCATGCTGCTGCACAAGCCCTCCTCGGGGCCCGCCGCCCTGATCAGCCTGCCCCGGGACTCGTTCGTCGAGATCCCCGGGCACGGGTCCAACAAGCTCAACGCCGCGTTCTCGTGGGGCGGCGCCCCGCTCCTGGTCCAGACCGTCGAGCACCTCACCGGGCTCACGGTCGACCACTACGTCGAGGTCGGGTTCGGCGGCATCGCCGATGTCGTCGACGCGGTCGGCGGCGTGAACCTGTGCCTCGACCTCGACGTCAACGACGCGAACAGCGGCCTGGTCTGGACGTCCGGCTGCCACGACGTCGACGGGACGACGGCGATCGCGTTCTCGCGCATGCGCTACTCGGACCCGAAGGGCGACATCGGGCGCACCGAGCGGCAGCGGCAGCTCATCGCGGCCGTGTCGTCGAAGATCGCCGACCCCGGCCTCCTTGTCCGGCCGGGCAAGCAGGTGTCCCTCGCGGACGCCGGCATCGGGTCGCTGACGGTCAGCGAGGGCACCAACATCCTCGACTTCGCGAGCCTCGCGCTCGCGTTCCGCGCCGCCAACGGCCCGGGCGGCATCACGGGCACGCCGTGGATCCGCAGCCTCGACTTCCGTCCCGGGCACAACGTCGGCTCGACCGTCCAGCTCGACGCCGACCGCAACGCCGCCCTGTGGACGGGGCTGCGCGACGGCACGCTGGAGCCCGGCGTCGTCGGCGGCGTGCCGCAGTAG